From Anas acuta chromosome 20, bAnaAcu1.1, whole genome shotgun sequence, a single genomic window includes:
- the RPL35 gene encoding large ribosomal subunit protein uL29 translates to MAKIKARDLRGKKKEELLKQLDDLKVELSQLRVAKVTGGAASKLSKIRVVRKSIARVLTVINQTQKENLRKFYKGKKYKPLDLRPKKTRAMRRRLNKHEENLKTKKQQRKERLYPMRKYAIKA, encoded by the exons atG GCCAAGATCAAGGCCCGGGACCTGCgggggaagaagaaggaggagctgctgaagcagctgGATGACCTCAAGGTGGAGCTGTCCCAGCTGCGCGTGGCCAAGGTGACGGGCGGCGCCGCCTCCAAGCTCTCCAAGAT CCGTGTGGTGCGCAAATCCATTGCTAGAGTCTTAACTGTGATCAACCAGACTCAGAAGGAGAACTTGAGAAAGTTTTACAAA gGCAAAAAGTACAAGCCTCTGGATCTGCGGCCAAAGAAGACTCGTGCCATGCGACGCAGGTTAAACAAGcatgaagaaaatctgaagaCCAAGAAACAGCAGCGAAAAGAACGCTTGTACCCTATGAGGAAATACGCCATCAAGGCGTAA